In a genomic window of Thermosynechococcus sp. CL-1:
- the glgB gene encoding 1,4-alpha-glucan branching enzyme — MTVSPEQIDRIVSNQHHDPFEILGCHQISENGQSVWAVRAYLPNAERVSVLCPEQRQEYPMTPVHHPHFFECRIPLPELNNYQLKIYENGHERVIYDPYAFRSSKLTDFDIHLFAEGNHHRIYEKLGAHLLTVDGVAGVYFAVWAPNARNVSVIGNFNHWDGRKHQMARRGNGIWELFIPGLGVGEHYKYEIKNQDGHIYEKSDPYGFYQEPRPKTASIVTDLNSYEWGDNDWLEKRRHTDPLTQPISVFEVHLGSWLHASMEDPPIGADGQPQEPVQVAELKPWARFLTYRELAAKLIPYVKELGYTHIELLPVAEHPFDGSWGYQVTGYYAPTSRYGSPQDFMYFVDQCHQNGIGVIVDWVPGHFPKDGHGLAFFDGTHLYEHADPRKGEHKEWGTLVFNYGRHEVRNFLVANALFWFDKYHIDGIRVDAVASMLYLDYARKEGEWVPNEYGGRENLEAANFLRQVNHVIFSYFPGILSIAEESTAWPMVSWPTYMGGLGFNLKWNMGWMHDILDYFSMDPWFRQFHQNNVTFSMWYHHSENFMLALSHDEVVHGKSHIIGKMPGDRWQKFANLRCLFAYMFTHPGKKTMFMGMEFAQWSEWNVWSDLEWHLLQYEPHQQTKRFFEDLNRLYRSQPALYTQDFKPEGFEWIDCSDNRHSVVSFIRWDKDYQDFVVVVCNFTPQPHSHYRIGVPEHGFYSELFNSDAREYGGSNMGNLGGKWADEWPYHHRRYSLDLCLPPLAVLILKLDREKTAAERARYNLTP, encoded by the coding sequence ATGACCGTTTCGCCCGAACAGATTGACCGCATTGTTTCCAACCAGCACCACGATCCCTTTGAAATTTTGGGCTGTCACCAGATCAGTGAGAATGGCCAATCCGTGTGGGCGGTACGCGCCTATTTACCCAATGCCGAACGGGTGAGTGTCCTCTGTCCAGAGCAGCGGCAAGAATATCCGATGACGCCGGTTCACCACCCCCACTTTTTTGAATGCCGCATTCCTCTGCCGGAACTGAATAATTATCAACTGAAAATTTATGAAAATGGTCACGAGCGGGTGATCTACGACCCCTATGCCTTCCGCTCCTCAAAGCTGACGGATTTTGATATTCATCTGTTTGCCGAGGGCAATCACCACCGCATCTATGAAAAACTCGGGGCACACCTGCTCACAGTCGATGGCGTTGCAGGGGTGTATTTTGCCGTCTGGGCACCCAATGCCCGCAATGTCTCTGTCATTGGCAACTTTAACCACTGGGATGGCCGCAAACACCAAATGGCACGACGTGGCAATGGCATCTGGGAACTCTTTATCCCCGGCTTGGGTGTGGGCGAGCACTATAAGTACGAAATTAAGAATCAAGACGGCCACATCTACGAAAAATCAGATCCCTACGGCTTTTACCAAGAACCGCGTCCCAAGACCGCCTCTATTGTCACCGACCTCAATAGCTACGAATGGGGCGATAACGACTGGTTGGAAAAACGGCGCCACACTGACCCCCTCACCCAACCGATTTCCGTCTTTGAGGTGCATTTAGGATCGTGGCTCCACGCCTCAATGGAGGATCCGCCCATTGGTGCTGATGGCCAACCCCAAGAACCCGTACAGGTGGCAGAACTCAAGCCCTGGGCACGCTTTCTCACCTATCGCGAATTGGCGGCCAAACTCATTCCCTACGTCAAGGAATTGGGCTACACCCACATTGAACTCTTGCCCGTTGCTGAGCATCCCTTCGATGGCTCTTGGGGTTATCAAGTCACTGGCTACTACGCCCCCACCTCTCGCTATGGCAGTCCCCAAGACTTTATGTATTTCGTGGATCAGTGCCACCAAAACGGTATTGGTGTGATTGTGGATTGGGTACCGGGGCACTTTCCCAAGGATGGCCACGGCCTCGCCTTCTTTGATGGCACCCACCTCTACGAACACGCGGATCCGCGCAAGGGCGAACACAAGGAATGGGGCACCCTTGTCTTTAACTATGGTCGCCACGAAGTGCGCAATTTTCTGGTGGCCAATGCCCTCTTTTGGTTTGACAAGTACCACATTGACGGTATTCGCGTGGATGCCGTGGCCTCGATGCTCTATCTTGACTATGCCCGCAAGGAGGGTGAGTGGGTACCCAATGAATACGGCGGACGGGAAAATTTAGAGGCAGCTAACTTTCTGCGCCAAGTCAACCACGTGATCTTTAGCTACTTTCCGGGGATTCTTTCGATCGCTGAGGAATCCACCGCTTGGCCAATGGTCTCTTGGCCGACCTACATGGGCGGACTGGGCTTCAACCTGAAGTGGAATATGGGTTGGATGCACGATATTCTGGACTACTTCAGCATGGATCCCTGGTTCCGCCAGTTCCACCAAAACAATGTCACCTTCAGTATGTGGTATCACCACAGCGAGAACTTCATGCTGGCGCTCTCCCATGATGAGGTGGTGCACGGCAAGAGTCACATCATTGGCAAAATGCCGGGCGATCGCTGGCAGAAATTTGCGAATCTACGCTGTTTATTTGCCTACATGTTCACTCACCCCGGTAAGAAAACAATGTTCATGGGGATGGAGTTTGCCCAATGGAGCGAGTGGAATGTCTGGAGTGATTTAGAGTGGCACCTGCTGCAATACGAACCCCACCAGCAAACCAAACGCTTCTTTGAGGATCTCAATCGCCTCTACCGTTCACAACCTGCCCTCTATACCCAAGATTTCAAACCGGAGGGCTTTGAGTGGATTGACTGTAGTGATAACCGCCATAGCGTTGTGTCCTTTATCCGCTGGGATAAGGACTACCAAGATTTTGTGGTTGTCGTCTGTAACTTTACACCGCAGCCCCATAGCCACTACCGCATTGGTGTCCCAGAGCATGGCTTCTATAGTGAACTCTTTAATAGTGATGCCCGCGAGTATGGCGGCAGCAATATGGGTAACTTGGGCGGTAAATGGGCGGATGAATGGCCCTACCACCACCGTCGCTACTCCCTTGATCTGTGCTTGCCCCCCTTGGCGGTGCTGATCTTGAAACTGGATCGCGAGAAAACAGCGGCGGAGCGGGCACGCTATAATCTCACACCCTAA
- a CDS encoding quinone-dependent dihydroorotate dehydrogenase, whose translation MDPYRHLLRPLLFSGLQADPEFLHQQFISLCGWLNQDRALSTWLRQQLQQRYALSDPRLERQMWGLRFPNPIGLAAGFDKNGVAPSVWSAFGFGFAELGTVTWYPQPGNPRPRLFRLTADRAAINRMGFNNAGAEAMAALLERSPPPTIPIGINLGKSKITPLEAAKEDYLASFRRLYPLGDYFVINVSSPNTPGLRDLQAKEQLEPILETLQTANHSHKPLLLKIAPDLSWEQIAAILDLIQTYELAGIVATNTTVAREGLKTQMIPQTGRSPAAEAGGLSGAPLRDRATAVIRFIHKETQGTLPIIGVGGIFTPEDVIEKLAAGATLVQLYTGWIYQGPSLLRELLQGLLAHAADQEKPEK comes from the coding sequence ATTGATCCTTATCGGCACCTGCTGCGGCCACTTCTTTTTTCTGGGTTGCAGGCGGATCCCGAATTTCTGCACCAGCAGTTTATCTCCCTCTGTGGGTGGCTTAATCAGGATCGTGCCCTGAGCACTTGGCTGCGGCAGCAACTTCAGCAACGCTATGCCCTTTCAGATCCCCGTTTAGAGCGGCAAATGTGGGGACTACGCTTTCCCAATCCCATTGGTTTGGCGGCAGGGTTTGATAAGAATGGCGTCGCCCCCAGTGTCTGGTCGGCCTTTGGCTTTGGCTTTGCAGAGTTAGGCACGGTCACTTGGTATCCGCAGCCGGGCAATCCGCGTCCGCGCCTCTTTCGCCTAACAGCCGATCGCGCAGCAATTAATCGCATGGGGTTTAATAATGCCGGCGCAGAGGCCATGGCCGCCCTTTTGGAGCGATCGCCCCCGCCAACGATTCCCATCGGTATCAATTTGGGCAAGTCAAAAATCACCCCTTTGGAAGCTGCAAAAGAGGATTACTTAGCCAGTTTTCGCCGCCTGTATCCCCTTGGCGATTATTTCGTGATTAATGTGAGTTCTCCCAACACACCGGGGTTACGGGATCTGCAAGCCAAGGAACAACTAGAACCCATTTTGGAGACGCTACAAACCGCCAATCACTCCCACAAGCCCCTGCTTCTGAAAATTGCCCCCGATTTGAGTTGGGAGCAGATTGCGGCAATTCTTGATCTGATTCAAACCTATGAACTCGCCGGCATTGTGGCCACCAATACCACCGTGGCACGGGAGGGGCTAAAAACCCAGATGATTCCGCAGACGGGGCGATCGCCGGCGGCCGAGGCGGGAGGTCTCAGTGGTGCCCCTTTGCGCGATCGCGCTACCGCCGTGATTCGCTTTATCCACAAAGAGACCCAAGGCACTCTGCCGATTATTGGGGTGGGGGGGATTTTCACGCCAGAGGATGTGATCGAAAAACTAGCAGCCGGTGCAACACTGGTGCAACTCTACACCGGTTGGATTTACCAAGGACCGAGCCTATTGCGAGAGCTACTCCAAGGACTCTTAGCCCACGCCGCCGATCAAGAGAAACCAGAGAAATAG
- a CDS encoding energy-coupling factor ABC transporter ATP-binding protein: MSIVQKPMAAIPPAIHLKEVSFGWSPEVLVLDRVSLDIPRGQLWMLLGRNGSGKSTLVRILGGLLQPQSGEVYVEQPLGFVFQNPDHQLVMPSVGADIAFSLNGESLNYWQVRERVSAALQAVNLQGLERRPIYALSGGQKQRVAIAGAIARHCRVLLLDEPTALLDPDSQRELLGYVRQLVNSQGITALWVTHRLDELAQADGAIVLDRGKVIGQGAPSDMMPLLHA; this comes from the coding sequence ATGAGCATTGTCCAAAAACCCATGGCGGCAATCCCCCCAGCAATTCATCTCAAAGAGGTCTCCTTTGGCTGGTCGCCAGAGGTTTTAGTGCTGGATCGGGTCTCCCTAGACATCCCGCGGGGGCAACTATGGATGCTCCTCGGCCGCAATGGCAGTGGTAAGTCAACGCTGGTGCGTATTTTGGGGGGTCTCTTGCAGCCCCAAAGCGGTGAAGTCTATGTGGAGCAACCCCTTGGCTTTGTCTTCCAGAACCCCGATCACCAACTGGTGATGCCCAGTGTCGGTGCGGATATTGCCTTTAGTCTCAATGGTGAATCCCTCAACTATTGGCAGGTGCGCGAGCGCGTCAGTGCAGCCCTACAAGCTGTGAATTTACAGGGGCTAGAACGCCGTCCCATCTATGCCCTCAGTGGCGGCCAAAAACAGCGGGTAGCCATTGCCGGGGCGATCGCTCGCCATTGTCGGGTGCTATTGCTCGATGAGCCCACGGCTCTCCTTGACCCCGATAGTCAGCGGGAACTCTTGGGCTACGTACGCCAACTGGTCAACAGCCAAGGGATCACCGCACTGTGGGTCACCCACCGTCTCGATGAACTGGCGCAAGCGGACGGTGCCATTGTTCTGGATCGTGGCAAAGTGATTGGCCAAGGGGCACCCAGCGACATGATGCCTCTGCTGCACGCTTGA
- a CDS encoding HAD-IIB family hydrolase gives MQEGLYIVLISIHGLIRGNRLELGRDADTGGQTRYVVELAKTLAAHPRVAQVDLVTRLIPDAKVSPDYAQPIERIGDRARIVRLACGPRRYLRKEVLWPYLDVFADELLRHLRQSGRMPDVIHSHYADAGYVGCRVAGWLGVPLVHTGHSLGRVKRQRLLAQGSKPDAIEEQFHFTTRIEAEEQTLASAALIIASTHQEVEEQYRLYDQYDPARMAVIPPGVDTRRFYPAPVPADLPFRKELRRFLVEPEKPFIFCLSRPVPRKNVAALLNVYGTDPFLQERANLVLVLGNRTDISKMEASPRQVLTELFLLVDRYDLYGKVAYPKTHTSDEVPDLYRLAAQQRGVFINPALTEPFGLTLIEAAACGLPILATADGGPQEILRHCRNGLLFDALDLEAIRSALHQAFQSDSQWQTWADNGLKGVQAHYSWRSHVEMYLHALAQLAEKSVLPVLSVQRQPAQYQSNKLPTTLTRNRLLTLERLLISDIDNTLIGDRPALERLLTLLQRRPEMGFGVATGRHLEITLEVLHEWGVPIPDVLITSVGSEIHYGPHLVPDTSWQQHISYRWEPQRVRDTLADVAGLTLQPPENQRSHKISYNVDTAVLPSITPVLRLLRQQKLHCRPIFSHNQFLDILPLRASKGDALRYLALKWGYPLDKLLVAGDSGNDEQMLTGNTLAVVVGNHSPELEKLRDRPHIYFAQGHYAQGILEAIEHYGF, from the coding sequence ATGCAAGAGGGATTATACATTGTCCTCATCAGTATTCATGGTTTGATTCGGGGCAATCGCCTTGAACTAGGACGAGATGCCGATACGGGAGGACAAACGCGCTATGTGGTGGAACTGGCAAAAACCCTTGCAGCCCATCCTCGGGTGGCGCAGGTGGATTTGGTCACTCGTCTGATTCCCGATGCCAAGGTCAGTCCCGACTATGCCCAGCCCATTGAGCGAATTGGCGATCGCGCCCGCATTGTCCGTCTGGCCTGTGGTCCCCGCCGCTATTTGCGCAAGGAGGTGCTTTGGCCCTATTTAGACGTATTTGCCGATGAACTGTTGCGCCATCTCCGCCAAAGTGGCCGCATGCCCGATGTGATCCACAGTCACTATGCCGATGCCGGTTATGTGGGCTGCCGTGTTGCCGGTTGGTTGGGGGTTCCCCTTGTGCACACTGGGCATTCCCTCGGCCGGGTCAAGCGACAGCGACTCCTTGCCCAGGGTAGTAAGCCCGATGCCATTGAGGAGCAGTTTCACTTTACGACTCGCATTGAAGCCGAGGAGCAAACCCTTGCCAGTGCCGCACTCATTATTGCCAGTACCCATCAGGAGGTCGAAGAGCAGTATCGCCTCTACGATCAATACGATCCGGCACGGATGGCCGTCATTCCGCCGGGGGTAGATACCCGCCGTTTCTATCCAGCGCCTGTGCCAGCGGATTTGCCGTTTCGCAAGGAATTGCGTCGCTTTTTAGTCGAACCGGAAAAGCCCTTTATCTTTTGCCTCTCCCGGCCAGTACCGCGCAAGAACGTGGCTGCGTTGCTCAATGTCTATGGCACTGATCCCTTTTTACAGGAGCGAGCGAATCTGGTCTTAGTGCTCGGCAATCGCACCGATATTAGCAAGATGGAGGCCAGCCCTCGCCAAGTGTTGACCGAACTCTTTTTGCTGGTCGATCGCTATGACCTCTATGGCAAAGTCGCCTATCCGAAAACCCACACCAGCGATGAAGTCCCCGATCTTTACCGTTTAGCCGCCCAGCAACGGGGGGTCTTTATCAACCCTGCACTGACCGAACCCTTTGGCCTGACGCTCATTGAAGCGGCTGCCTGTGGATTACCGATTTTGGCCACAGCGGATGGTGGGCCGCAGGAGATTCTCCGTCACTGTCGCAATGGGTTGCTCTTTGATGCCCTTGATCTAGAAGCCATTCGCAGTGCCCTGCATCAAGCCTTTCAGAGTGACAGCCAGTGGCAGACTTGGGCAGACAATGGCCTGAAGGGGGTACAAGCCCACTACTCTTGGCGCAGTCATGTGGAGATGTATCTGCACGCCCTTGCTCAACTGGCGGAAAAATCAGTCTTGCCCGTGTTGAGTGTGCAACGCCAACCGGCTCAGTACCAGAGTAATAAACTGCCAACGACGCTGACACGGAACCGCCTGCTCACCCTCGAACGCCTGTTGATTAGTGATATTGACAATACCTTGATTGGCGATCGCCCTGCCCTTGAGCGACTCTTAACGCTTCTGCAACGCCGTCCTGAAATGGGCTTTGGGGTGGCAACGGGGCGTCATCTCGAAATTACCCTAGAGGTCCTCCATGAATGGGGCGTGCCGATTCCCGATGTTTTAATTACGTCCGTGGGCAGTGAAATTCACTATGGCCCTCACTTGGTTCCCGACACCAGTTGGCAGCAGCACATTAGCTATCGCTGGGAACCCCAACGGGTCAGAGACACCCTCGCCGATGTGGCAGGCCTGACGCTGCAACCCCCAGAAAATCAACGCTCCCACAAAATTAGCTACAACGTGGACACTGCGGTTCTCCCCAGCATTACCCCGGTCTTGCGTTTACTGCGACAGCAAAAGCTCCATTGTCGTCCCATTTTTTCCCATAATCAGTTTTTGGATATTTTGCCCCTGCGTGCCTCCAAAGGCGATGCTCTGCGCTATCTTGCCCTCAAGTGGGGCTATCCTCTAGACAAACTGTTGGTGGCTGGGGACTCTGGCAATGACGAGCAAATGCTGACGGGGAATACCCTTGCTGTTGTTGTGGGCAATCACAGTCCGGAATTGGAAAAGTTGCGCGATCGCCCCCATATTTACTTTGCCCAAGGTCACTATGCCCAAGGGATTCTCGAAGCGATTGAACACTATGGCTTCTAA
- a CDS encoding serine/threonine-protein kinase yields MLIYCTRPQCSYPHNDLPELEGDVLVDTISQKYCANCGMPLILRGRYVAQQLLGQGGFGITYLGRDLDTPAKRQCVIKQLQVETSNPALLQKAESLFKREARLLEKLGEHPQIPTLFAFFQERVSSSTGEAEQNYFYLVQEFIDGDTLECELAHRGYLSEEEVREVLKELLPVLQYIHDQGAIHRDIKPANIIRQSAKNSKFPGQRRLYLIDFGAVKEISRVTEVAKGHTKIYTAHYAAPEQVRGEQVFPSSDLYALAVTCIVLLTGKDPKELFDNYHHTWNWQKYVQITPTFRDVLAKMLAVAPSDRYQSAKEVEAALADAETETKKTLETQVLETTVVTEESPPPHLAPSVNWLLEKYNSRLHSDWLELQNYGTPVRPAGSQREGAIFTECAAHPSYLVITDVNQQSWLIPLHKGEFDPYLFRRTLPQHPSEKSGQLLRPARVERQDQHWRMIEAGSIVHEPVVTPLPLSTTPTGQPFSGTQPVPTAQSSFAPWLILGSLVIAFGSMLAAMAVILLSNRLEPRPPSLANSPTEVAETPDQSLPIESPLPTPETVSTPTPPASASERVLLDPELLPDPSLFVENYYALINAGNYEAAWYRLTSSFQNDASAHPNGYGSYIDWWTKVQYVDVYSTEVVGLTSGRAVVDANLHYVMNSGQDFYQTLRFTLVNVGGEWLIQRTQAL; encoded by the coding sequence ATGCTTATCTACTGCACCCGCCCCCAGTGTTCCTATCCCCACAATGACCTGCCTGAACTAGAGGGGGATGTGTTGGTGGATACCATTAGCCAAAAGTACTGCGCCAACTGCGGCATGCCCTTGATTTTGCGGGGGCGCTATGTTGCCCAACAGTTGTTGGGACAAGGGGGCTTTGGTATTACTTACCTAGGGCGGGATTTGGATACGCCCGCCAAGCGCCAATGTGTGATCAAACAGCTCCAAGTGGAAACCTCAAATCCAGCCCTCTTGCAAAAAGCAGAAAGTTTATTCAAGCGAGAAGCACGACTCCTAGAAAAGTTGGGGGAACATCCCCAAATTCCTACCTTATTTGCCTTCTTTCAGGAGCGGGTGAGCAGCAGCACAGGCGAAGCAGAACAAAACTATTTTTATCTGGTTCAAGAATTTATTGATGGCGATACGCTTGAGTGTGAACTTGCCCATCGCGGTTATCTGAGTGAAGAGGAAGTTCGTGAGGTCTTGAAAGAGCTCCTACCTGTTTTGCAGTACATCCACGATCAAGGAGCCATTCATCGAGACATTAAGCCAGCAAACATTATTCGCCAATCGGCAAAGAACAGTAAATTTCCGGGGCAGCGTCGCCTTTACCTCATTGACTTTGGTGCAGTCAAGGAGATTTCCCGTGTTACCGAAGTTGCGAAGGGGCATACAAAAATTTATACAGCGCATTATGCCGCACCAGAACAAGTCAGAGGTGAGCAGGTTTTTCCGAGTTCCGATCTGTACGCCCTAGCAGTGACCTGTATTGTCTTACTCACGGGCAAAGATCCCAAGGAATTGTTTGATAACTACCATCACACTTGGAATTGGCAAAAGTATGTCCAAATCACACCAACGTTTCGCGATGTTTTGGCAAAGATGCTGGCTGTTGCACCCAGCGATCGCTATCAATCCGCCAAGGAAGTCGAAGCTGCCCTAGCGGATGCAGAGACAGAAACAAAAAAAACGTTAGAGACGCAGGTGCTAGAAACAACAGTGGTTACTGAGGAGTCTCCACCACCTCACTTAGCGCCGTCGGTCAACTGGCTGCTTGAGAAGTACAACAGTCGTTTGCATAGCGATTGGTTAGAGCTGCAAAACTATGGAACACCGGTTCGTCCTGCAGGTTCTCAAAGGGAGGGTGCCATTTTTACTGAGTGTGCTGCTCATCCCAGCTATTTAGTAATCACAGATGTCAATCAACAGTCCTGGCTTATTCCCTTGCACAAGGGGGAATTCGATCCTTACCTATTTCGGCGAACGTTGCCCCAGCACCCCAGTGAAAAGTCAGGGCAATTGCTGAGGCCAGCACGGGTTGAACGGCAGGATCAACATTGGCGGATGATTGAGGCAGGCAGTATTGTCCATGAACCGGTTGTCACACCCCTACCCCTCTCTACCACGCCTACAGGACAACCCTTCTCTGGGACTCAACCAGTACCCACAGCTCAGTCATCATTCGCACCGTGGCTCATTCTCGGCTCACTTGTGATTGCCTTTGGGAGTATGTTGGCAGCGATGGCTGTAATTTTGCTGTCGAACCGCCTAGAACCCCGCCCTCCCTCCCTAGCCAATTCCCCTACCGAAGTCGCAGAAACTCCTGACCAATCGCTACCTATTGAATCTCCGTTGCCAACTCCAGAAACTGTTTCTACGCCCACACCCCCTGCAAGTGCTAGCGAACGCGTCCTACTTGACCCGGAACTGCTCCCTGATCCCAGCCTTTTTGTTGAAAATTACTATGCTCTGATTAACGCTGGCAATTACGAGGCAGCGTGGTATCGATTGACCAGTTCTTTCCAAAATGATGCCTCAGCGCACCCCAACGGCTATGGTTCATACATCGATTGGTGGACTAAAGTGCAGTACGTTGATGTTTATAGTACTGAAGTTGTCGGTTTAACTTCAGGTAGAGCCGTTGTTGATGCAAATCTTCACTACGTAATGAACTCTGGTCAAGATTTTTATCAAACGCTACGCTTTACTTTAGTCAATGTTGGTGGCGAATGGCTAATTCAAAGAACCCAAGCGCTCTAG
- a CDS encoding putative PEP-binding protein: MTSLLLESLQQYPAEALSPTLVALQEAQKILPPPHPVWLISTSVWQQLRSGVIPLWQAACDRWQEVPPNAADFRALALEMTHELPPLDVGELETIFAACHHFWQQQGGESHLVLTTYLWQEAVDLPWGLGRGTVLHHPSLPLCHQALEAAFAALVEAKNLYTYWQQGWDFCRLKVVILLYPLSTIVASGWWTGSDPTFQAIASGVTLPHHGIPLPPRGIELTPAEEQYLQQACRGSASHLWVWHRSQTQVWWGQCLPEPLPLAPLPQAVERTLIAEGLPAAPGQAIAPALVVTDPCAPAAVAGQILVSKSIPPHWLPLVSAAVGVICEQGGLTSHGAILARELGRPAVVGVVNATQQISSGMTLFLDGHRGSIYQLPPEPLPVVATPSPQTPSLPTVKRLPLQVMVNVSQVSALRVLRSLPCDGIGLLRSELMLLAFLDHRHPCHWLEHGEAEELRDRWVQHLCEFMRAIAPRPLFYRTLDLRPADYRQLLGGHQFEPATDWGLRGVSRYPHCPELFHLELSALAIAHRLEACPLRIILPFVRSVSEVVYCQKALAQHGLTAKAGVELWVMAEVPAVLFLLSDLANLGVAGITIGTNDLTQLLLGIDRETTLPDFNEDHPAVKKAIAQLIQQAKAHHLRCHLCGEAPARYPHWLPWLIDLGIDGISVGPEVVTQVLDQF; the protein is encoded by the coding sequence GTGACATCACTCCTTCTGGAATCCCTACAACAGTACCCAGCGGAAGCCCTTTCCCCAACATTGGTTGCCCTGCAAGAGGCGCAAAAAATCTTGCCACCGCCTCATCCTGTCTGGCTGATTTCCACCAGTGTCTGGCAACAGTTACGCTCTGGCGTCATTCCCCTGTGGCAAGCGGCCTGCGATCGCTGGCAAGAGGTGCCCCCCAATGCGGCGGATTTCAGGGCACTGGCACTGGAAATGACCCATGAATTACCCCCTTTGGATGTGGGGGAATTAGAAACAATTTTTGCTGCTTGTCATCACTTTTGGCAACAACAGGGGGGAGAGAGTCATCTTGTTCTCACCACCTATCTTTGGCAGGAAGCGGTGGACTTACCTTGGGGGCTAGGCCGTGGAACCGTGTTACATCATCCCAGTTTACCCCTGTGTCATCAGGCGCTCGAAGCGGCCTTTGCGGCTCTTGTTGAAGCCAAGAATCTCTATACCTATTGGCAGCAGGGATGGGATTTTTGTCGGCTCAAAGTAGTGATTTTACTCTACCCTCTGAGTACCATTGTTGCCTCAGGCTGGTGGACAGGGAGTGATCCAACATTCCAGGCGATCGCCAGCGGTGTGACGCTCCCCCATCACGGCATTCCTTTGCCCCCAAGGGGAATTGAGCTGACGCCCGCAGAGGAACAATACTTGCAGCAGGCCTGTCGCGGGTCGGCGTCCCATCTCTGGGTTTGGCATCGCAGTCAGACACAGGTTTGGTGGGGACAGTGTTTGCCAGAGCCTCTGCCGCTGGCGCCCTTGCCGCAGGCCGTGGAGCGCACCCTCATAGCTGAAGGGCTACCCGCTGCGCCGGGGCAGGCGATCGCCCCTGCCCTTGTGGTTACAGACCCCTGTGCTCCTGCGGCTGTTGCTGGGCAGATCTTGGTGAGCAAAAGTATTCCGCCCCACTGGTTGCCCCTCGTGAGTGCTGCGGTTGGTGTGATTTGTGAGCAGGGGGGCTTAACCAGTCATGGTGCCATTCTGGCGCGGGAATTGGGACGGCCAGCGGTGGTCGGTGTGGTAAATGCGACTCAGCAGATTAGTTCAGGAATGACGCTGTTTCTAGATGGTCATCGGGGGTCTATCTATCAACTGCCCCCAGAGCCATTGCCCGTGGTGGCGACCCCCTCGCCGCAAACGCCCTCACTCCCGACGGTCAAGCGGTTGCCGTTGCAGGTCATGGTAAATGTCAGTCAAGTCAGTGCCCTGCGGGTATTGCGATCGCTCCCCTGTGATGGCATTGGTCTATTGCGCTCAGAGTTGATGTTGTTGGCCTTTTTGGATCATCGCCATCCCTGTCATTGGCTAGAACATGGAGAAGCAGAGGAATTGCGCGATCGCTGGGTACAGCACCTCTGTGAATTTATGCGGGCGATCGCCCCCCGTCCCCTCTTTTATCGCACATTGGATTTACGGCCAGCCGACTATCGCCAACTCTTGGGGGGACATCAGTTTGAACCCGCAACGGATTGGGGACTGCGAGGGGTGAGTCGCTATCCCCATTGTCCAGAGCTATTTCATTTGGAACTGTCAGCACTGGCGATCGCCCACCGCTTAGAAGCCTGCCCGCTGCGCATTATCCTTCCCTTTGTCCGCAGTGTCAGTGAAGTGGTCTATTGTCAAAAGGCTCTTGCACAGCATGGTTTGACAGCCAAGGCGGGTGTGGAACTGTGGGTGATGGCCGAAGTGCCTGCCGTTCTATTTTTACTGTCTGATCTGGCCAACCTTGGCGTTGCCGGCATTACGATTGGCACCAATGATCTGACCCAACTGCTGTTGGGCATTGATCGCGAAACCACACTGCCAGACTTCAATGAAGACCATCCCGCTGTGAAAAAGGCGATCGCCCAATTGATTCAACAGGCCAAAGCCCATCACTTAAGATGCCATCTATGCGGCGAAGCCCCCGCTCGCTATCCCCATTGGCTGCCGTGGTTAATTGATTTGGGGATTGACGGCATTTCTGTGGGTCCTGAGGTTGTCACCCAAGTGTTGGATCAGTTTTAA